A genomic segment from Coccinella septempunctata chromosome 3, icCocSept1.1, whole genome shotgun sequence encodes:
- the LOC123309007 gene encoding DENN domain-containing protein 5B isoform X2, whose product MIKFADYFVISGLDLGSGLEPDKYAEDNLQVSPLERSYKTKVLSHYPDNIAAYPLDEQAVGMLCLPNGLKFRTQKHSVTQAPTFHSFLITKEDGKRFYGFSLIFYEEVRNRDICTAMQTLQAMYITELSSGSRSRPVLNNQNQVPQSRSLPRHFKLNPHNPTGAALQYYDISRDKLFVSKSIAILCRSAYVQAAKIFLENLYRCAKRLSNSQYSLESYVFNLLYEIELPTPGKSILVHLPPSDPQLPPTSIVLQSPAPPLELPHLDYSLRLMFVWLGVDIVVQLFTCLLLENQILLRSTDCQKLMVVAEGITSLLFPFTWPHVYVPILPASLHHFLDAPVPFLMGLNASSENIKVASEASLCYVDIDKCKVQLPEETTSFPHREAFVSEIWSALDKFGIQVPNSENNRNTNTQEIISRSCTLPLKPQNRRKLSVHDTLDCERPPSPPGSARSEALQRIADIVRRTGVTLDQNDSSLPADTYIEDLRFNNSLREIFLNRFVHIFQSYENFVIFPNQAKEDWLNNRDSMQNFDKSSFLSDQPEQHRAFLWRFLESQMFATLIDNKILSTWGEVDNNLVIFDNRIKLLKQRYGGENLMRSLCYEPCTISHDTQKLLERRLTNPDFESPSPREIMNSRSTSSKNFPLLNKEILNKTPVVNKGSIPRASALKKDMNIPRPMSLSGDRANANKSGAAQDMSPALLAQTNWTFVEKLLKDCKAKTKRMLLAKLGAEGVTLSSNNASDNSGAVEESTLVASLCDFLERVWSHALQKKRGKSALWSHLLAYQETHQPLSMKENHYLSRAEMSRLALQVDYWSSHGSDRNLKTELPHLPETLLVDIINVQAMLDVKTCIGKARAWVRLALEKKLLSKHIRTLLSDQALLKNLYKRSAFLRCDEEREQFLYHLLSLNAVDYFCFTSTYPTTVIPYRIVIVPSKKGTVTSANVWVVLSGTLSETKRVNVPKATINFEHKNQNLGVLTTLRIGHDNSGMHAKWMIDFVLVRNDITGHVYKFPCGRWLGRGVDDGSTERLLVGSLLPPCKEGEDNPTASQNKVTTPPRSRSPAPPAPKTELKQSQIQHMLSDCINNIVKWQYRRSSERNTTLTALLCGEKGLVHCMENVFLLGFKSAKLFVGKHYLWDYLVWIKEEFESCLMEESGGTRSASLERNYQKTVAVWRCYCHLVDEIMSSSKALGKDGKFQLFICLSVREHLLHRMLVPMSACKITSEMYEDESFLKNRGLLTFLRQILLPLDELDVVLENSVTHGISSPSHC is encoded by the exons ATGATCAAATTTGCTGATTACTTTGTCATAAGTGGTCTGGATTTGGGCTCAGGATTAGAGCCTGATAAGTATGCAG AGGACAATTTGCAAGTTTCTCCTTTGGAGAGATCTTACAAAACAAAGGTTTTAAGCCATTACCCTGACAATATAGCAGCATATCCACTTGACGAGCAAGCTGTTGGAATG ttGTGCCTACCTAATGGTCTCAAATTTCGTACTCAAAAGCATTCAGTCACACAAGCTCCtacttttcattcttttttgATCACTAAAGAGGATGGAAAACGATTTTATGGTTTCAGCTTGATATTCTATGAGGAAGTTAGGAATAGGGACATCTGTACAGCTATGCAAACTTTACAG GCTATGTATATAACGGAATTATCAAGTGGCTCAAGATCAAGGCCAGTACTTAATAATCAGAATCAGGTGCCCCAATCTAGATCTCTACCAAGACATTTTAAATTGAATCCTCACAATCCGACGGGTGCAGCTTTGCAATACTACGATATATCAAGGGATAAACTTTTTGTTTCAAAAAGCATAGCAATTTTATGTAGAAGCGCTTATGTTCAGGCAGCTAAgatatttttagaaaatctttACAG GTGTGCTAAAAGACTGTCGAATTCCCAATATTCTCTGGAAAGTTATGTGTTTAATCTTTTATATGAA ATCGAATTACCGACTCCTGGAAAGAGTATATTGGTGCATCTACCTCCTTCTGATCCTCAATTGCCTCCTACTAGTATCGTTTTACAAAGTCCCGCCCCACCGTTGGAACTGCCTCATCTCGACTACTCATTAAGGCTAATGTTTGTTTGGTTAGGTGTCGATATTGTAGTTCAACTGTTCACGTGTCTTCTGCTCGAGAATCAAATCCTTCTTAGGAGTACAG ATTGTCAAAAGTTAATGGTGGTAGCCGAAGGTATAACCTCACTTCTTTTTCCCTTCACATGGCCTCACGTGTACGTGCCAATCTTGCCAGCATCACTGCATCATTTTCTCGATGCACCGGTTCCTTTTTTAATGG GTCTGAATGCTTCCTCGGAAAATATCAAGGTAGCATCCGAAGCTAGTCTTTGTTATGTAGATATAGATAAATGCAAGGTTCAGCTACCGGAGGAAACTACGTCGTTTCCGCATAGGGAAGCGTTTGTTAGTGAAATTTGGTCTGCGCTAGATAAATTTGGGATACAAGTGCCGAATTCTGAAAATAACAGGAACACAAATACTCAG GAGATTATATCGAGGAGTTGTACGTTACCTCTCAAACCACAAAACAGACGTAAACTCTCCGTACATGACACATTAGACTGCGAAAGGCCCCCATCGCCTCCGGGGTCAGCTAGGTCCGAAGCTTTACAAAGGATTGCCGATATAGTGAGAAGAACTGGCGTGACTTTGGATCAAAATGACTCAAGTCTTCCTGCCGACACTTACATCGAAGATCTTAGGTTCAACAATTCGTTACGGGAGATTTTCTTGAACAGATTCGTGCACATTTTTCAATCGTATGAAAATTTCGTCATATTTCCTAACCAG GCTAAAGAAGATTGGCTCAATAACCGGGACTCGATGCAAAACTTCGACAAATCCTCTTTCCTGAGCGATCAACCGGAACAACACAGGGCCTTCCTGTGGCGCTTCCTCGAATCTCAAATGTTCGCCACCCTCATCGACAATAAAATTCTATCCACGTGGGGTGAGGTGGACAACAACCTGGTCATATTCGACAACAGGATAAAATTGTTGAAACAGAGGTACGGTGGTGAGAATCTCATGCGGTCCCTGTGTTACGAACCCTGCACCATATCCCACGATACGCAGAAGTTGCTGGAGAGAAGATTGACGAATCCGGATTTCGAATCTCCCTCCCCCAGGGAGATTATGAACAGCAGGTCGACTTCTTCGAAGAATTTTCCCCTGTTGAATAAGGAGATACTGAACAAGACGCCCGTGGTCAATAAGGGTAGTATACCGAGGGCTAGCGCGCTCAAAAAAGACATGAATATACCGAGACCGATGAGTTTGAGCGGGGATCGAGCCAATGCGAACAAGAGCGGAGCAGCTCAAGACATGTCCCCGGCCCTGTTAGCCCAGACCAACTGGACGTTTGTGGAGAAGTTGTTAAAA GACTGCAAGGCCAAAACCAAGAGAATGCTGCTTGCAAAATTGGGAGCGGAAGGGGTGACCCTATCTAGCAACAATGCTTCGGATAATTCCGGAGCCGTTGAAGAAAGTACTTTAGTGGCATCCTTGTGCGATTTTCTTGAAAGGGTGTGGTCACACGCGCTGCAAAAGAAGAGGGGAAAATCAGCCCTGTGGTCCCATCTGTTGGCGTATCAGGAAACTCACCAGCCTCTTTCGATGAAAGAGAATCACTATCTCTCTCGAG CAGAGATGTCAAGACTTGCACTCCAAGTAGACTACTGGTCTAGTCATGGTAGCGATAGAAATTTGAAGACGGAACTTCCACATTTACCCGAGACGTTACTTGTAGATATCAT TAACGTCCAGGCGATGCTGGACGTGAAGACGTGCATCGGCAAAGCCAGAGCCTGGGTTCGGCTGGCCCTGGAAAAGAAGCTACTCTCCAAGCACATAAGGACCCTGTTGTCGGATCAGGCCCTGCTTAAGAACCTCTACAAGAGGTCGGCGTTCCTCAGATGCGACGAAGAACGGGAACAATTCCTCTACCATTTGCTCTCTCTGAACGCAGTAgattatttttgtttcactAGTACCTATCCTACAACTG TGATACCGTATAGAATTGTGATAGTACCAAGTAAAAAGGGTACGGTTACGTCGGCTAACGTTTGGGTGGTGCTGTCGGGCACTCTGTCGGAGACCAAACGGGTTAATGTTCCGAAGGCGACCATCAACTTCGAGCACAAG aatCAGAACCTTGGCGTGTTGACGACGCTCAGGATCGGCCATGATAACTCGGGTATGCATGCGAAATGGATGATAGACTTCGTGTTGGTCAGAAATGACATCACCGGACATGTTTATAA ATTCCCTTGTGGAAGATGGTTGGGCAGAGGGGTAGACGACGGCTCTACGGAAAGACTGTTAGTCGGCAGCTTGCTTCCCCCCTGCAAAGAAGGAGAGGATAACCCCACCGCTTCGCAGAACAAAGTAACCACACCTCCCAGGTCAAGGTCTCCAGCTCCGCCCGCCCCAAAGACTGAGCTCAAACAATCACAGATACAGCATATGCTAA GCGACTGCATCAATAACATAGTGAAATGGCAATATCGGAGGAGTTCCGAAAGGAATACAACGCTGACCGCCCTATTATGCGGAGAAAAAGGTTTGGTTCATTGCATGGAGAACGTTTTTCTGCTCGGATTCAAATCCGCGAAACTTTTCGTCGGCAAACATTATCTGTGGGATTATCTAG TGTGGATCAAAGAAGAGTTCGAGTCTTGCCTGATGGAAGAAAGCGGCGGTACAAGATCGGCTAGTTTGGAGAGAAATTACCAGAAAACCGTCGCCGTTTGGAGATGCTACTGCCACCTGGTGGATGAAATAATGAGCAGTAGCAAAGCCCTAGGGAAAGACGGCAAATTCCAGTTATTCATTTGTTTGAGCGTCAG GGAACACCTTCTGCACAGGATGTTGGTGCCGATGTCAGCGTGCAAGATCACTTCCGAAATGTACGaagatgaatcttttttgaaaaatcgCGGTTTGCTCACTTTTCTCAGACAGATATTACTTCCCCTGGACGAGCTGGATGTTGTCTTGGAAAATTCTGTAACCCACGGTATTTCATCACCTTCTCATTGTTGA